A single Bacillus sp. HMF5848 DNA region contains:
- a CDS encoding response regulator transcription factor, which produces MTQPFKVIIVDDHPFFRQGVKLFLSGVKDLELIGEYSSGEEALENVSTFEQAHVILMDLQMRGIDGIAATTKLISLHPELRILILTSYGSEDKIREALQAGVAGYCLKDAPPEELVTAIQAVAEGGTYLGRGIDLRVLAQGTAGHIDTDENSKLLDSLTQRELDVLKLLAKGYGNKQIAEELFVSEKTVKTHVANVLHKLEVTSRTQAALLANQYGIS; this is translated from the coding sequence ATGACACAACCTTTTAAAGTCATAATTGTTGATGATCACCCTTTTTTTAGGCAAGGTGTTAAATTGTTCCTGAGCGGTGTGAAGGATTTAGAGTTAATTGGGGAATACTCAAGTGGTGAAGAGGCTTTGGAGAACGTCTCTACTTTTGAGCAAGCGCATGTAATTTTAATGGATTTGCAAATGCGTGGAATCGATGGTATAGCTGCGACTACAAAACTAATCAGTCTTCATCCGGAACTTCGTATTTTAATTTTAACAAGCTACGGAAGTGAGGATAAAATTAGAGAAGCACTCCAAGCTGGTGTAGCAGGGTATTGTTTAAAGGATGCTCCTCCTGAGGAGCTAGTCACTGCTATTCAAGCCGTTGCTGAAGGAGGCACATATTTAGGAAGAGGTATCGATCTAAGGGTTCTCGCTCAAGGGACAGCAGGCCATATTGATACTGATGAGAATAGTAAATTACTAGATAGTTTGACACAGCGTGAGCTAGATGTACTAAAGCTACTTGCAAAAGGCTATGGAAACAAGCAAATTGCTGAAGAGTTATTTGTAAGTGAAAAAACCGTTAAAACGCATGTCGCGAATGTATTACATAAGCTAGAGGTTACATCGCGAACGCAGGCTGCCTTGCTTGCTAATCAGTATGGAATAAGTTAA
- a CDS encoding sensor histidine kinase yields the protein MKHIRKAMLLGFVFGVFFLLLAYLGHFEIKKQFIWTIPFLVSLLCGLGVIVASFTSKLLASRGIPDGAMNTAISFVAAAIVNILVMLIIMSLSGDFYMQEEVLLFSILGLAGGAAYGAYHFRIERVREKMRFLEELNKKNKQLQEATRVLTITEERNRLSRELHDSVSQGLHGLVYAMHSLRHELTQPSDRTTAILSHMEATAQATLSELRTMIQELKPSLLAEQGLEESIRVTVHLFSQRMEIPVEIDYNLPQQVLPEVELTIYRVTQEAFANIERHSQAKHVQLKISDEKDQVLLTISDDGKGFAKMSSSHGNGLRNMRQRVEEVGGTFDIVSKPYVGTTLIAKFPSKG from the coding sequence ATGAAGCATATAAGAAAGGCTATGTTACTTGGATTTGTATTTGGAGTCTTCTTTTTACTTTTGGCGTATTTAGGCCATTTCGAAATAAAAAAACAGTTTATATGGACGATTCCCTTTTTAGTGTCTTTGTTATGCGGCCTAGGAGTTATTGTTGCTTCGTTCACTAGTAAACTATTAGCAAGTAGAGGCATACCAGATGGAGCAATGAACACAGCTATAAGCTTTGTAGCAGCAGCGATCGTTAATATTTTAGTCATGCTAATCATCATGTCTCTATCGGGTGACTTTTACATGCAAGAGGAGGTCCTGCTTTTTAGCATATTAGGTCTCGCAGGTGGGGCGGCTTATGGTGCTTATCATTTTCGAATTGAACGGGTAAGAGAGAAAATGAGATTTTTAGAGGAGTTAAATAAAAAAAACAAACAGCTTCAAGAGGCTACGCGTGTATTAACGATTACAGAGGAACGGAACCGCCTAAGTCGGGAGCTTCATGATTCTGTGTCACAAGGGCTTCACGGTTTAGTATATGCCATGCATTCACTCCGACACGAGTTGACACAGCCTTCTGATAGAACGACAGCGATATTAAGTCATATGGAAGCGACCGCACAAGCTACATTAAGTGAGTTAAGAACCATGATTCAGGAGTTAAAGCCTTCTTTATTAGCGGAACAAGGGTTGGAAGAGTCAATACGAGTCACGGTACATTTGTTCTCTCAAAGAATGGAGATACCGGTAGAAATAGATTATAATTTGCCACAACAAGTGCTGCCTGAGGTAGAGTTGACAATATATCGTGTAACGCAGGAGGCCTTTGCGAATATTGAGAGACATTCGCAAGCAAAGCATGTTCAATTAAAAATAAGTGACGAAAAAGACCAAGTGCTGTTGACCATCTCAGATGATGGGAAAGGGTTTGCAAAAATGTCATCAAGTCATGGCAATGGCTTGAGAAATATGCGTCAACGTGTTGAAGAAGTAGGAGGAACGTTTGACATTGTTAGTAAACCATATGTAGGCACTACACTTATAGCAAAGTTTCCGTCAAAAGGCTGA
- a CDS encoding ABC transporter ATP-binding protein, whose product MIEVKHVMKQFKGKQAVRNVSFTIEQGEIFGFLGPNGAGKTTTSRMMIGLLKPSEGEVWIDGLNVQTDTKKVHERIGVVFELPNLYSKWTVLANLQFFAKLYNVPHDKINEVMASLQLTDRANQKVGSLSKGWKQRVLIARALLHNPKILFLDEPTSGLDPNTARLIRDYIYSLKCQGTTIVMTTHDMNEADELSDRVGIMHKGCLVALDTPQRLKEKFGEDTMVVEYRDDEGVKKEKLPLYSEETTEFLYKKMKDEVVISVHSQEATLADVFAKLTGSELS is encoded by the coding sequence ATGATTGAAGTAAAACATGTAATGAAGCAATTCAAGGGAAAGCAAGCCGTGCGTAATGTGAGTTTTACTATTGAACAAGGTGAAATCTTTGGATTTTTAGGTCCAAATGGCGCAGGAAAAACAACAACAAGTCGGATGATGATTGGATTGTTAAAGCCATCTGAGGGAGAAGTATGGATAGACGGGTTGAATGTTCAGACTGATACGAAAAAAGTACATGAACGTATCGGGGTAGTGTTTGAGCTTCCGAACCTATATAGCAAATGGACTGTTTTGGCGAACCTACAGTTTTTTGCAAAGTTATACAACGTACCCCATGACAAAATTAATGAAGTGATGGCAAGCTTGCAGCTTACTGATCGAGCCAATCAAAAAGTAGGTTCTTTATCGAAGGGGTGGAAGCAACGGGTACTGATAGCAAGAGCGTTATTGCATAACCCGAAAATATTATTTTTAGATGAACCAACAAGTGGTTTAGACCCTAATACAGCAAGGCTTATTCGTGATTATATATACTCATTGAAGTGTCAAGGGACTACGATTGTAATGACCACACATGATATGAATGAAGCCGATGAATTAAGTGATCGTGTTGGTATTATGCACAAAGGTTGTTTAGTGGCTCTAGATACTCCGCAAAGACTTAAGGAGAAGTTCGGTGAAGATACAATGGTGGTTGAGTATAGAGACGATGAAGGAGTAAAAAAGGAGAAGCTACCACTGTATAGTGAGGAGACAACAGAATTTTTATATAAAAAAATGAAGGATGAAGTTGTGATAAGTGTTCATTCACAAGAAGCGACATTAGCTGATGTTTTTGCAAAATTAACGGGGAGTGAGTTAAGTTGA
- a CDS encoding ABC transporter permease — MNNKLTYQLIKHEFVDFFKQPPLWMLVVLPVVMSKVIIGLMDGVDQELMLLPSWIIFAQVMVGLLIIAPGFIEEKEHKTLDALLISPLSLRQIIFAKCFVVLVFSLISQMFVYMVNFGITMELLTLVPMMIIGGGLFVLIGLLVGLTMNSSKTSSAVSSIIMVVLFMTASFYQQFPTWEDIVQFVPSVTVAENIQASLNSAIVGFDLLMLIVWIALLTITVHFLVKRETA, encoded by the coding sequence TTGAATAATAAATTAACCTATCAATTAATCAAACACGAATTTGTTGATTTTTTTAAGCAGCCACCTTTATGGATGCTTGTTGTTTTGCCAGTTGTTATGTCAAAGGTAATTATCGGCCTAATGGACGGAGTAGACCAAGAACTTATGCTGTTACCAAGCTGGATTATATTTGCTCAAGTCATGGTCGGATTGCTCATTATTGCACCTGGATTTATTGAAGAGAAGGAGCATAAAACACTTGATGCGTTGTTGATTTCTCCTCTAAGCTTACGTCAAATTATTTTTGCCAAGTGCTTTGTCGTATTAGTTTTTTCGCTAATATCTCAGATGTTTGTGTATATGGTTAACTTTGGAATTACAATGGAACTTCTTACACTTGTGCCGATGATGATTATAGGAGGGGGCTTATTCGTACTAATCGGCTTACTTGTTGGTTTAACGATGAATTCATCAAAAACATCATCAGCAGTTTCCTCCATAATTATGGTCGTGTTATTTATGACAGCGTCGTTTTATCAGCAGTTTCCAACATGGGAGGATATTGTGCAATTCGTGCCGAGTGTCACAGTTGCTGAAAATATCCAAGCCAGCCTAAACAGTGCGATAGTAGGATTCGACTTACTAATGCTTATAGTGTGGATTGCTTTGCTTACTATTACTGTGCATTTCCTAGTAAAAAGAGAAACAGCATAA
- a CDS encoding DUF418 domain-containing protein — MKSSPVLGKERIVTIDIIRGFALFGIFLVNMPSFHSPLFLDSLHGMETEYAGLDYWVDLFFTLFVDSKFFTIFSFLFGLGFYIFMSRAEEKGLRMNRLYIRRILGLLLLGLLHLILLWYGDILHSYAITGLLLLLFYKRKVKTMVVWAITLLVLFHLLLSSMLLLPNEVLVDMQESSAVAYEAQKTEYINVYETAGYAEWVAYRLQTEVPTVLMNLLIVMLPILAMFLFGLAAGKIGIFKDVTAHLSLIRKIRNVAFIVSIPIVVLLALYKLEILDAGLKTTAIIQTITYLSGVTMSLVYIFTLTLLLRKESWQKRLRPLGYVGQMALTNYLSQTIISIAIFVGLGFFGDVSLTVGTIICLLIFGLQVIFSRYWLSAFQFGPFEWLWRCFTYWKLQPLKKKQVAR, encoded by the coding sequence ATGAAGTCATCACCTGTCTTAGGGAAAGAGCGCATTGTTACTATTGATATTATTAGGGGGTTTGCGTTGTTTGGGATTTTCCTAGTTAATATGCCATCGTTTCATTCGCCATTATTTTTAGATTCTTTACATGGTATGGAAACAGAGTATGCGGGCTTGGATTATTGGGTTGATCTGTTTTTTACTTTATTCGTAGATAGCAAGTTTTTTACTATTTTCTCATTTTTATTTGGTCTTGGATTTTATATTTTTATGAGCAGAGCTGAGGAAAAAGGCTTGCGCATGAATCGCTTGTACATACGTAGGATCTTAGGACTCTTATTGCTAGGTTTGTTGCACCTCATTCTTCTATGGTACGGAGATATTTTACATAGCTATGCAATCACAGGCTTACTGTTACTTTTATTTTATAAAAGAAAAGTAAAAACAATGGTAGTATGGGCTATTACGCTTCTTGTTCTGTTTCATTTATTATTAAGCTCGATGCTACTTTTGCCTAATGAAGTTTTAGTAGATATGCAGGAAAGCTCGGCTGTTGCGTATGAAGCACAAAAAACAGAGTATATTAACGTATATGAAACAGCTGGATATGCTGAGTGGGTGGCTTACCGTCTTCAAACAGAAGTGCCGACTGTATTGATGAATTTACTTATTGTTATGTTGCCTATTTTAGCAATGTTCTTATTTGGACTTGCAGCCGGTAAAATAGGAATATTTAAAGACGTGACAGCTCATTTGAGCCTTATTAGAAAGATTCGTAATGTCGCATTCATAGTGAGTATACCGATAGTTGTCCTTTTAGCACTGTATAAGCTTGAGATACTGGATGCTGGACTAAAAACCACTGCTATTATTCAGACGATAACGTATCTTAGTGGTGTAACGATGTCGTTAGTTTACATCTTTACTCTTACTCTTTTATTAAGAAAAGAAAGTTGGCAAAAGCGTCTGCGCCCGTTAGGGTATGTTGGACAAATGGCTTTAACAAATTATTTATCGCAAACTATTATAAGTATTGCTATATTTGTAGGGCTAGGTTTCTTTGGAGACGTTAGTTTAACAGTGGGTACAATCATTTGTTTACTCATCTTTGGTTTGCAGGTGATTTTCAGCCGTTATTGGCTGAGCGCGTTCCAATTTGGACCGTTTGAATGGCTATGGAGATGCTTTACGTATTGGAAGCTGCAGCCTTTAAAAAAGAAACAGGTTGCGCGCTAA
- a CDS encoding VCBS repeat-containing protein: MYNYYRADMSRTSIVSFARGDVTGDRVPDNVYLTGIRTPDSPFTQNITLHIQDGRTGALTSISLRDNAGYNPSLFLGDFTGDGVDDIFISINTGGSGAIMYHYIYSFANNTTQLLFDFNVYNKHYQYEVTYLNDYKVEVVSASNNKKYLIDLSLKGSEYLNEIYDENGQLKEPITGFVNPLSGLYPVDFDSNNVYELLAYQKIAGRYNADSLGYVLNTLGWKDNSFSLQNQNVAIFGY; this comes from the coding sequence ATGTATAACTATTACAGGGCTGATATGAGTCGTACGAGTATTGTTTCTTTTGCAAGGGGAGATGTAACGGGAGACAGAGTACCTGATAATGTATATTTAACCGGAATCCGAACGCCAGATAGTCCGTTCACACAAAATATAACATTACACATACAAGATGGTCGAACAGGAGCCTTAACGAGTATATCGCTTCGTGATAATGCGGGGTACAACCCGTCACTATTTTTGGGGGATTTTACGGGGGACGGTGTCGATGATATTTTCATTAGCATTAATACAGGTGGTAGCGGGGCTATTATGTACCACTACATCTATTCTTTCGCTAATAACACGACACAATTACTTTTTGACTTCAATGTATACAATAAGCACTATCAATATGAAGTGACATATTTAAATGATTATAAAGTTGAAGTTGTTAGCGCCAGCAATAATAAAAAGTACTTAATAGATTTATCCTTAAAGGGATCTGAATACTTGAATGAAATTTATGATGAAAATGGTCAGCTAAAGGAGCCTATCACTGGCTTTGTTAATCCTTTAAGCGGCTTATATCCGGTAGATTTTGACTCCAATAATGTGTATGAACTATTAGCCTATCAAAAAATTGCAGGGAGATACAATGCTGATTCATTAGGGTATGTTTTGAACACGTTAGGCTGGAAGGATAATTCGTTTAGTTTGCAAAATCAAAATGTTGCGATATTTGGCTACTAG